The following coding sequences lie in one Cucurbita pepo subsp. pepo cultivar mu-cu-16 chromosome LG13, ASM280686v2, whole genome shotgun sequence genomic window:
- the LOC111808444 gene encoding protein SPA1-RELATED 2-like isoform X3, translating into MEEMSEEMTLLEAAEDAHVQNKVRQDAQENEFSLKPENTNVVESQEMLIPIDGGYSQDYPHEFTEILEGKNLSRCKNTVKLSDQPECSPQCMDDAGVMVEELTVKNHNGSNLAIIGPSNNRARLLSRHNQWQHLYQLASGSGSGSSRMDTSYKNNGQTVTPGIETGGYTSFPEAFAGRANRNDCGEKLEETKAIDNKGGDAHGSIRTKILSKSGFPEFFVKNTLKGKGIIRRGIPLEGFNVEHRNPKNARNAGGITLASDSSLQHDIKPVIPSLNRKSERKFRGSALDGISLRDWLKVPHHKVNKSECLYIFKHVVELVDRYHARGVLLHDLRPRSFRILTKNEIRYFGTFIQLKTAESLMVKDSQCSDSHQTQKRPLEQGNFLSFGVSPKKQKDVQNMSLMAQHPHFPLESGVNLETANTRVCNKNASENYNEHFAEQGVRSKPAGPCAYDSSLTPISGLLEEKWYASPEELNAGCCSPKSNIFSLGVLLFELLGKFESDGALVAAMSNLRERILPPNFLADNLKEVGFCLWLLHPEPASRPTTREILESELINGIANVPAAELSTSIDEEDAESELLLQFLTSLNEQKRKHASKLMEDIRYLESDIEEVNKRHSSAKALDKSSLSNTLNGRDSSIYHGGCLNSDGFSQVYTISHINEERIVKNISQLESAYFSMRSKVDPSKNDPAIRTDKDLLRARENCYLIQKDDERSHGDRLGAFFDGFCKYSRYSKFEVRGVLRNGDFNSSSNVICSLSFDRDEEYFAAAGVSKKIRIFEFNSLFSDSVDIHYPAVEMFNRSKLSCVCWNSYIRNYLASTDYDGVVKLWDATVGQEVSQFKEHEKRAWSVDFSQVHPTKLASGSDDCAVKLWSINEKKCLGTIRNIANVCCVQFSAHSTHLLAFGSADYRTYCFDLRNTKAPWCVLGGHEKAVSYVKFLDSETLVSASTDNTLKLWDLNRTNPTGLSTNPCSLTLSGHTNEKNFVGLSVFDGYIACGSETNEVYAYHRSLPMPMTSYKFGSVDPISGKETEDDNGQFVSSVCWRGKSDMVVAANSSGCIKVLQMV; encoded by the exons ATGGAAGAAATGAGTGAGGAAATGACGCTATTGGAGGCGGCGGAGGATGCACATGTCCAAAATAAGGTTAGGCAAGATGCTCAGGAGAATGAGTTTTCACTGAAACCTGAAAATACCAACGTGGTTGAATCACAAGAAATGCTTATACCCATTGACGGTGGCTATTCACAGGATTATCCTCATGAATTTACTGAAATTTTAGAGGGTAAGAATCTGAGTAGGTGTAAAAACACTGTGAAATTATCTGATCAACCAGAGTGCAGTCCTCAGTGTATGGATGATGCTGGCGTAATGGTTGAAGAGCTAACTGTGAAAAATCACAACGGTTCCAATTTAGCAATTATTGGTCCATCGAACAATAGAGCACGACTGCTTTCTAGGCATAATCAGTGGCAGCATCTTTACCAGCTGGCAAGTGGTTCAGGCAGTGGGAGTTCACGTATGGATACTTCTTACAAGAACAATGGTCAGACAGTAACCCCTGGCATAGAGACCGGTGGGTACACATCTTTTCCTGAGGCTTTCGCTGGAAGAGCCAATCGTAATGATTGTGGAGAGAAATTGGAAGAAACGAAGGCTATTGACAATAAGGGTGGTGATGCTCATGGCAGCATTCGGACCAAGATTCTATCAAAATCGGGCTTTCCtgaattttttgttaaaaataccTTGAAGGGGAAGGGAATCATTCGTAGAGGTATACCACTGGAGGGCTTTAATGTAGAACATAGAAACCCTAAGAATGCAAGGAATGCTGGTGGCATTACATTGGCATCTGACTCATCATTACAGCATGACATTAAGCCTGTCATACCCTCCTTGAATAGGAAATCTGAGCGTAAATTTCGGGGTTCTGCTTTAGATGGCATTAGTCTGAGAGATTGGCTTAAAGTTCCCCACCACAAAGTAAATAAAAGCGAATGCTTGTATATATTTAAGCACGTAGTGGAGCTGGTGGATCGTTATCATGCACGGGGGGTTTTGTTGCATGACTTACGTCCACGTTCTTTCAGGATATTGACGAAGAACGAGATAAGGTACTTTGGAActtttattcaattaaaaacaGCGGAAAGTCTAATGGTTAAAGATAGTCAGTGTTCAGATAGCCATCAGACTCAGAAAAGGCCGTTAGAGCAAGGGAACTTTCTGTCATTTGGTGTAtctccaaaaaaacaaaaagatgtCCAGAATATGAGTCTTatggcccaacatcctcacttTCCTTTAGAATCTGGTGTCAATCTTGAAACTGCAAATACGAGGGTCTGCAATAAGAATGCTTCGGAAAATTATAATGAACATTTTGCTGAACAGGGGGTTAGGAGCAAGCCTGCTGGCCCTTGTGCATACGATTCTTCCCTGACTCCAATAAGTGGCCTATTGGAAGAGAAGTGGTATGCAAGTCCAGAGGAACTTAATGCAGGATGCTGCTCAcctaaatcaaatatattctctcttggtgttcttctttttgaG ttACTTGGAAAGTTTGAATCAGATGGCGCACTTGTTGCAGCTATGTCAAATTTGAGGGAGAGGATTCTTCCGCCTAACTTTCTAGCAGATAATTTGAAGGAAGTTGGGTTTTGTCTTTGGCTACTTCATCCTGAGCCTGCATCTCGTCCAACCACAAG GGAAATTTTAGAATCAGAACTAATCAATGGAATAGCAAATGTTCCGGCAGCAGAGCTTTCAACATCTATTGACGAGGAAGATGCTGAATCAGAGTTATTATTGCAGTTTCTCACATCATTGAATGAACAAAAGCGGAAACATGCCTCGAAGTTGATGGAAGACATACGGTATTTAGAATCAGATATCGAAGAAGTCAATAAAAGGCACAGTTCAGCCAAAGCCTTGGATAAATCTAGCTTGTCTAATACCCTGAATGGAAGGGATAGTTCGATCTATCATGGAGGATGTCTAAACTCAGATGGGTTCTCGCAGGTGTATACAATATCACATATCAATGAAGAGAGAATTGTAAAAAATATAAGTCAGCTTGAAAGTGCTTATTTTTCCATGAGATCAAAAGTAGATCCTTCTAAGAATGACCCAGCAATTCGGACAGATAAAGATTTACTGAGAGCTCGTGAAAACTGCTATCTAATACAAAAAGATGATGAGAGGAGTCACGGTGATCGTCTGGGTGCCTTTTTTGATGGGTTTTGCAAGTATTCTCGCTATAGCAAGTTCGAAGTACGTGGGGTACTGAGAAACGGTGATTTTAACAGTTCCTCGAATGTAATCTGTTCCTTGAGTTTTGATCGGGATGAGGAATATTTTGCTGCTGCTGGAgtgtcaaagaaaataaggatTTTTGAGTTTAACTCACTCTTTAGTGATTCGGTCGATATTCACTATCCCGCAGTTGAAATGTTTAATAGATCAAAGCTTAGCTGTGTTTGCTGGAATAGCTACATCAGGAATTATCTGGCTTCAACTGACTACGACGGTGTTGTTAAG TTGTGGGATGCAACTGTAGGTCAAGAGGTTTCTCAATTCAAAGAACACGAGAAGAGGGCGTGGTCCGTTGACTTTTCACAAGTTCATCCTACAAAATTGGCCAGTGGAAGTGACGATTGTGCTGTAAAACTTTGGAGCATAAATGAG AAAAAATGTTTGGGCACAATCAGGAACATAGCAAATGTCTGCTGTGTTCAGTTCTCTGCTCACTCAACTCATTTGCTAGCTTTTGGGTCTGCCGATTACAGAACCTATTGCTTTGATCTACGTAATACTAAAGCCCCCTGGTGTGTGTTGGGTGGGCATGAGAAAGCTGTAAGCTATGTGAAATTCTTGGACTCGGAGACCCTTGTTTCTGCGTCCACAGACAACACATTGAAGCTGTGGGACCTTAATAGAACCAATCCTACTGGCTTGTCTACCAATCCTTGTAGTTTAACTCTCAGTGGCCACACTAATGAAAAA AATTTCGTGGGTCTATCCGTTTTCGATGGCTACATCGCTTGTGGTTCAGAAACAAATGAA GTATATGCGTACCATAGATCTCTGCCCATGCCAATGACTTCCTATAAGTTCGGTTCTGTCGACCCTATTTCGGGTAAAGAGACGGAGGACGACAATGGACAATTCGTTTCAAGTGTATGCTGGAGAGGAAAATCTGACATGGTTGTAGCAGCCAACTCAAGCGGGTGTATAAAAGTACTGCAAATGGTTTGA